A genomic window from Cricetulus griseus strain 17A/GY chromosome 4, alternate assembly CriGri-PICRH-1.0, whole genome shotgun sequence includes:
- the Comt gene encoding catechol O-methyltransferase has protein sequence MLLAAAISLGLLLLALFLLLRYLGWGSLTIFWFEFVQQPVYNLLMGDTKEQRILRHVQQHAKPGDPQSVLEAIDTYSSQKEWAMHVGDAKGQIMDTVIREYRPSLVLELGAYCGYSAVRTARLLPPGGRLLTMEMNPDYAAITQQMLNFAGLQDKVTILLGASQDLIPQLKTKYDVDTLDMVFLDHWKDRYLPDTRLLEECGLLRKGTVLLADNVIVPGAPDFLKYVRGSSSFECTHYSSHLEYMEVVDGLEKAIYKGPSSPMKS, from the exons ATGCTGTTGGCCGCTGCCATCTCATTGGGTCTGCTGTTGCTGGCCCTCTTCCTGCTCCTGCGATACCTGGGCTGGGGCTCGTTAACTATCTTCTGGTTTGAGTTCGTGCAGCAGCCAGTCTACAACCTGCTCATGGGTGACACAAAGGAACAGCGCATCCTGCGCCATGTGCAGCAGCACGCCAAGCCTGGAGACCCTCAGAGCGTACTGGAGGCCATTGACACCTACTCCTCACAGAAGGAGTGGGCCATGCATGTGGGTGACGCAAAAG GCCAAATCATGGATACAGTGATTCGTGAGTATCGCCCCTCGCTGGTGCTGGAGCTAGGAGCTTACTGTGGCTACTCAGCGGTGCGGACGGCCCGCCTGCTGCCACCTGGAGGCAGGCTTCTCACCATGGAGATGAACCCTGACTATGCTGCCATCACTCAGCAAATGCTGAACTTTGCAGGCCTACAGGACAAA GTCACCATCCTCCTTGGGGCATCCCAGGACCTCATCCCGCAGCTGAAGACAAAGTATGATGTGGACACATTAGACATGGTCTTTCTTGACCACTGGAAAGACCGCTACCTGCCAGACACACGTCTCCTGGAG GAATGTGGCCTGTTGCGCAAGGGGACAGTGCTTCTAGCTGACAATGTCATCGTCCCGGGAGCCCCTGACTTCCTGAAATATGTGAGGGGGAGCAGCAGCTTTGAGTGCACACACTACAGCTCACACCTGGAATACATGGAAGTGGTAGATGGCCTAGAGAAGGCAATCTACAAGGGTCCAAGCAGCCCCATGAAATCTTGA